TTGTACGAGACCGGCAGGTCCTCGAAGGGGATGAACCCCGTCCAGTCGTAGGCGCTGTCCCATCCCGGCTGCGGCATCCACCCGTCGCCGGCGCCGCGGATCGGCAGCCGGCCGGGCGCCTGGTATCCGATGTTGCCCTCGGTGTCGGCGTAGATGAGGTTCTGCGCCGGCACGTCGAAGAGCGATGCGGCCTTCCGGAAGTCCTCGAAGTCCTTCGCGGTCGCGAGGGCGAAGATCGCGGTCGCGGCGGTGCCCGGGTCGAGGGCGGTCCAGCGCAGGCTGACGGCATACTCGGCGCCTTCCTCTGCGGGGACGGAGGCTGCGCCCCCGGTTGCGAGGGCAGCGTCCGGGTCCTCGGCCAGCGCCGTGAAGTCGTCGACCAGGCCCGAGATGATCGGGCCGTGCACGGTGGAGCGGACCTTCAGCGTGACGTCGCCGGCGCCCGCGACCTTGATCGTCTCGGTGCGCTCCTCGAGCGGGACCAGAGCGCCGTCTCGCCAGTACTGATCGCCGTCGATCCTCTCGATGTAGAGGTCCGTGACGTCGGTGGTGAGATTGGTGAAGCCCCAGGCGACCTGCTGGTTGTGTCCGATGACGATGCCCGGCAGGCCAGAGAACGAGAAGCCGCCGACGTCGAAGGGGCAGCTGTCTGTGACCTTCGAGCACTTCAGCTGCACCTGATACCAGACCGAGGGGAGCGCGGCACCCAGATGCGGGTCGTTCGACAGCAGGGGCAGCCCGCTCTCGGTGAGAGCGCCCGAAACGACCCAGGAGTTCGAGCCGATCCCCTCCCCGACGTCCCCGATCAGCAGGCTGGCCGCCTCGATGACATCGGATGCTGTCTGCCAGTCGATCCTCGCGCTCGCGGCCTGCGCCTCCGAGCCCGATCCGGGCGTGAAGGCGGCGGCATCAGCATCCGTCTCCGCCGCGGGGACGCTCGAGATCTTCGGGACGATGACGGGGTTCTCACCGAACGGGTAGCCGGGGTACAGCTGGTCGATCGTCGTGCGCGTCTGGGCCGCGTCGTATCCGGATGCCGCGAGCTCGCCCGCGAGCAGCGCGCGCTCGGTCTCGTCCTCGACGTTGGTACGCAGATCCCAGGCCATCGCCTTGAGCCACGCGACCGAGTCCGCCGGGGTCCAGGGCTCCGGCGCATAGTCGGCGTTCTGCATGCCGATGACGGCATATTCGAGAGAGAGCTCGGCTCCCGAATGCGAGGAGAGATAGGCGTTCACGCCGTCGGCGTACGCCTGGTAGTAGCCGAGGATCGTCTCGTCCATCGCTGCGACCTCGGCATCTGCGACGTCTCGCCAGCCGAGAGTGCGAAGGAACGAGTCCGTGCCGACCTGGGACTCGCCGAACATCTCCGAGACGCGGCCGGCGGTCACGTGGCGGCGGAAGTCCATCTCGAAGAAACGATCCTGCGCGTGCACGAAGCCCTCTGCGAAGAACAGGTCGTGCGTGGAATCGGCCGTGATGGTCGGGATGCCGCGGGCGTCGCGCTGCACGGCGACCGAGGACTTCAGCCCGTCGAGCTCGAGGGTGCCCTCGGTCTGCGGGAAGGATCGCTGGATCGTCCAGACGAGGAAGATGGCTGCCGCGACCGCGACCGCGACGACGGCGGCGATCACGAGGAATGCGATCCGGCCGATGCGAGCGGCGAGCGGCCGACGCTGTGGCGCGGCAGTGATCTGCGAATCGGTTGTCATCGGCGAGAACTCTTTCGGGTAGGCGCCTGGGACTCGGTCCCACAGAGCCCAGGTCCGCGTTCCAGAACGCGTCCTCGCATCATACCCAGCGCGCCGCGGCGCGAATCACATGAGCTTGGTGGAGGCCAGGGCGCGCAGCAGCTTCTGGTTGAAGCCGATGAGCGGAAGGCGCAGCACGAGCCCCAGCAGCAGGGCCGGCACGATGAACGCGGCGAGCAGGCCGAGAGACACCCAGTAGTCGTTGTGATAGATGCCGGCGATCGCCGAGCGCATCGCATTGACCGCGTGGGTGGCGGGCAGGAACGGGCTGATGTTCTGGAACCACTGCGGGAGCACCTGCAGCGGGTACGCGCCGCCCGAACTGGAGATCTGCACCACGAGCAGCAGCACGGCCAGCGCCTTGCCGGCGTTGCCGAAGGTCACCACGAAGGTGTAGACGATCAGCGTGAACACGAGCGACATGACCCAGCCGGTCAGCAGGAGAAGGAACGGATGCTCCGGCTGGACCTGCGTGAACAGGAGGCTGCCGAGGCAGACCAGCGAGCTCTGCAGGAACCCGACCACCGCGAAGATGCCGAACCGGCCGAGGTAGGTCTGGTTGGGGGAGAGCGCGGGAAGCGGCGAGCCTTCGCCCTGCGGAGGATCCACCCGGATCGACACCGAGATCAGCAGCGCTCCGACCCAGAGGGCGAGCGTTGTGTACAGCGGCGTCATGGCGGCTCCGAAGCTGACGACGGAGTACACCGGAACCCGCTTCAGCTCGACGGGCTCGGCGAGATGCATCGCGAGGGCGTGCGGATTCGCGCCGATCACCTCGGTCAGCTCGCTGAGATCGCCGGTGTCGATGGCATTCGCCAGGGCGGCCGCGAGCTCGTCGAAGCGATCCGCCGTCTCGGTGAGCGACTCCGAGATCCCCGTCGTCAGCGATTCGGCGTTGCTCAGCGCGGTGCCGAGCGAGTCTGCTCCGGAGAGCGAATCGGCGACGGAATCGAGATCCGCGCCCAGCGAGTCGACGCTGCTGCCGATCGCGGCGAGCGTGTCCGCGAGGGCATCGAGCTTGGGCTTGAGGCTGTCGGTGTACGCCTTCCGTGCGTCCTCCACCGCCGTCTTGGCGCTCGCGACGAGCCCGGTGATCTCGGCGTGACGCGTCTGGATGTCGGCATCCGTCGCCGTCACATCCGCCGCAGCCGCCGCGAGGCCGTCGTGCAGCTCCTGCTGCCTCGCGATCGCTGCGTCGATCCGCGACACGGCCCGATCGAACTCGTCGAGAGTCGCCTCCGGTAGCTGCGGACGGACGTCGTTCACGAGAGTGTCGCGCAGCGCCTGGTACTGGTCGATCTGCGTCTGGACGCGTGTCGCCAGGGCCTCGATCGCGGCGGCGGAGTCGGTGGACTGGGTGCTCATCGCGGCGAACACGCCGTCGATGCTGTCGGCGACCGCCTGGTAGCTGTCGGCTGTCCCCGAGAGAGCGTTGCCGATCGTCGCGGCCGTCGAGCTGAGGACGTTCTTGAGCGACCCTGCCGCGTCCTTGCCCTGACCGAGCGCGCTCGTGGCGTCGTCGAGGGCGTCGCCGGATGCCGACACCAGCCCTGATGCGCTGTCCACAAGCGGTCGGCTCGACGCGATCAGAGACGTGAACATGTCGGCTGTCGCCGATGCCGAACGCATCTGCGAGGCCACCTGGGTGGCGTGCGTCTGCAGGCGGGACAGCATCGCGTGCGTGTCGGCGTCGTCGAGGTAGCCCGACAGCGAGGTGATGATGTTCATCCCCGCCTCGCTGAGGGTCTCGGTGAACATCTTGTTGATGCGCGAGGTGACCTCGCTTGCACCCTGCTCGGTGATCTTCGGCGCCAGCGCGTTCTTCTTCTCGTTCGTGTAGTACTCGATCGAGGTGCGCTCCGAGCCGTTCGAGTAGAACGTCATCATGTCGGCGCTGAACGTCGGCGGGAGCACGATCGCGGCGTAGTACTCGCCAGACTTCGCGCCCTCGATGGCCTTATCCTCCGAGGTGATCACCCAGTTCAGGTCGTCGTTCGCGCGCAGGGCCGAGAGCACCTGCTCGCCCACGTTCAGGCGGATCGGGACCAGATCACTCTGGTAGCCCTCGTCGGTGCTGGCGACGGCGACCGTCAGGTTCTTCGTGTTGTCGAAGGGGTTCCAGCTCGCGATCACGTTGAACCACGTGAACAGCGAGGGGATGACGACCAGACCGAACAGCACGATGACCGCCATGACGCTGCTGACGGCCCGTCGCAGGTCGAACCGGAAGACGCTCAGGATGTTCTTCACTTGCGCTCCTGCCCCTCCTGGGTGTCGTCGTCACGGGTGGCCGGGTGGTCTTCGGTCTCTCGGGTGTCTTCGAGCGGATCGCCGCCGCCGTCGGGGGCGCCGAGATCCTGCTCGTCTTCGCCGATCGGTGCGGTCGGCTCAGTCGGAGCGCTCGACTCTCTGGGCCCGTCCGGCTCGTCGACGGTCTCGGGCCGGACCCGCGCGTCCGGGTCGCCATCGTCGTCGTGGTCCGGGCCGAAGAGCTCTTCCAGCACGACGGTGTCGTCGCGCGGCTCGTCTTCGTCGGCATCCGTCCGCTCCAGAACCGCCGTGGGAGCGGCGGCGGCACCGGCCGCCGCGCCCGCACCGGCCGCCGTGGCGGGAAGCAGGAGAGCATCCTTGCCGTTCTCGACCGCGAGCTCGCGGCGCAGCTCGCTCTCGGGCATCGCGCCCACTTCGGCGGCCTGCTGAATGCTCTGCTTGGCGTACTCCAGAGTCACGAGGAACGCGATCAGGATAAGGCACCACAGGGCGCCCAGACCGAGCATCCCGGCCTTCGCGTCGGGCGCGAGCCAGGCTGCCAGGCCCAGGATCGCCATGACGCCGACGCCGACGATCAGGGTCAGTCGCAGCACGGTCGGGTAGCGGTCGGTGAAGCGCCGCGTGCGCTGCGCGACCTCGGCACGGTAGCCGTCGCCGTCGGTCAGAGCGCGGATGATCTCGGGGGTGCGGCGGCGGCCCGTGATCTGCACGTCCTCGCTCACGAACAGCTGGCTCTCAGCGAGACGGGTGTTGAAAAGCAGGGCGAAGTTGCCCAGACGGCGGCGCAGGAAGAGCCCGAGCACGAAGGCGAGCACGACGAAGATCGCCAGTGTGCCCATGAAGCGCCACCAGTGCCCGTCGTAGAAGCCGCTGATCGTCTCGCGCAGGGCGTCGATGCCGTAGGTGAACGGCAGGAACGGGTAGAGACCGCGGAAGAAGTCCGGCATCATCTCGATCGGATACAGGCCCGACGCGCCGGGGATCTGGAAGATCACGAGGAGGATGCACAGCCCCTTGCCGACTATGCCGAAGCACACCGACAGGGCGTAGATGATGCTGAGGTAGGCGAGTCCGATGAGCACACCGGTGCCGACGAACGCGAACGCATTGGCGGTCTGCACGCCGATGACGAGGTTGCCGACGGTGACGAGCACAGCCTGGCACACGGCGATCGCCGCGAGCAGCAGCCAGCGGCCGAGGTACGCCTGGCGCACCGTGACGCCCTCCACGCCCTCGGTGTCGACCTCGAGCCGCATGATCACCATGAGCACGAAGGCGCCGATCCACAGCGACAGGTTCGTGAACAGAGCGGCCATCGCCGAGCCGTACGCCTGGGTCGGGAAAAGGACATTCTCGTCGACCTCGACGGGAGAGGCCATGAACCGGGCGATCTGATCGGGATCCAATCCGCTGATCGTGCTGAGCCGATTCCAGATGTCGGCTGCGCTGAGAGCCAGGACATCGGTGCGCACGCCTCCGAGACCGGACTCCGCGGCGGCGAGGTTGCCATCGAGTGCCGTGAGCGCGGCGGTGGTCGACGTGAGCTGGGTCTTCAGTCCCGCGAGCAGGTTCTGCGCCTGGGTGAGCTGGGTGCGCTGCGAGCCGACGGCGGAGGAGAAGGCGTCGGCGCTGGATGACAGCACCGACATCGCATGGTTGAGCTCGGGCACGCTCTGTGTGAGCGCGTCACGGATGGCGCTTGCGGATGTCGAGGCGGAGCTGACGGCGGAGTCGATCGTGTCGGCGGAGGTCTTCACGGCGTCGATCGTGGTGGACACGTCGGTGTTGAGCTGTTTGAGCTGCTCGAGCACCTGGGCGTCGGCGTCGTTGCGCGCCTTCAAGGCGTCGATCGCGTCGCTGAGGCGCTGCGCGGCATCCGAGCCCGGTTCTGTGCCGTCGAGCACCTCCTGCAGCTCGTCGAGCGTCGTGGCATTGGCGGCGATCACGGCCGAGACGTCGTCGATCGCGGCGCCGACCGCGACGTTCGCCTGCTGCAGACTGGTCGACAGCGTCGTGATCGAGGTGTTCATCTTCGACGAGGCGTCGGCGAGCAGGGTGGCGCCCGAGACGTACGCCGACGTCACCTGATCGGTGAAGGAGAGCAGCTCCTGCTGGGCCTCGGCGGCGATTGCCTGGGCTTGCGCGACCGAGCTCTGCACGCCGGCGAGAGCGGTGTCGATGTCGCCCAGAGCGGCCGAAGCGCTGTCGAGTCCGGCCTGGGCGTTGCTCAGCCCGGTCTGCAGCTCGGTGATGCGCTCGCGTGCCGTCATGACCTTGCCGACGGCGTCGTCGAGTGCGGTGACCGTGTTGTCGCGCGCGTCGCCGAGGCGGTCTTCCGCTCCCTCTCCGGCGTCTTTCAGCTGCTCGGTCACGGCTTCCGCGACCGTCGACACGAAGGTGCTGTTGATCTGGGCGTCGAGGGTCGAGGCGCCGACGTCGGTGATCTTCGGAGCGATCGCGTTCGCCTTCTCGTTCACGAAGTACTTCAGCGACGGGCGGGTGAAATCGCCGGTCGTGATGCTGACGAAGTCGCGGCTGAAGTCCTCGGGGATGACGATCGCGGCATAGCTGCGTCCGCTGCGGACAGCATCCATCGCCTCGTCCTCGTCGACGAAATCCCAGCCGAGCTGGTCGTTCTTCTTAAGCTGGTCGACGAGCTCGCCGCCCACATCGATGTCGCCCGTGAGCTCGGAGGTGGCGCCCTCGTCATGATTGACGATCGCAACGCTGACGTGCTGCGTGTTCGAATACGGATCCCAGAACGCGATGATGTTGAACCACGCGTACAGGGAAGGAGTGACGATCACGCCGATGATGATGATCCACGCCTTGCTCACGCGGGCCAGACGGCGGACATCGCGCGTGAAGACGCTCAACGAGTTGTGCATCGTGCTCCGTTCGGCGCGTTCCTCGGCATGTCGAGTGTATGACCCGGTGCGAATCGTCTCATGAAGGCGTATCCGTCGCGACGATGCCTGCGTGTGCGGCCAGCAGCGCATCGACCTCGCGCCAGGAGAGCCCGGCGATGCTGAGGACGGCGCGCACGGCGAGATTCGACGCTCCTTCGGTCGCGGCATCCGTCCGGGCGATCGCCGTGCGGGCGGTCTCCTCGATCAGGCGGGCGAGCGTCGGGGCGGCGAGATCGCGCCGGAAGCTCCCGTCGTCCTGGCCACGCTCGACCAGGCCGGCAACCGCCCGGCGCAGCGGTGCGAGCGCGGCGGCGGTGTGCTCGACGTGCGCCTCGTCGAGGGCGAGGGCGGCGGCGACCTGCACGTGCGCGGCCTCCTCCCAGAGGCGAGAGGCGAGGCGGGCGAGCGCGAGCCGGGAGTCGTCGTCGGTCACCGATTCCGCGATCGCGTTGAAGCGCTGGGCACCGCTCGAGATGAGCTCGCGGATCAGGGCGTCGCGGTCGTCGAAGTGCCCGTACAGGGTGCGGCGGGAGAGGCCGGCGCTGCGTGCGATGACGTCGACGGAGGCGTGGGGGTCGCTCGCCAAAGTGGAGCGGGCGGCGGACAGGATGCCGGCGCGGTTCTCGACGGCGTCGCGGCGAGGTGCACGAGTGGTCATGCTTCCACGGTACTTATGATGCACACGCTTGTGCAAGATAACTCGGGGAGTTCACAGCATCCGCCCTCTCGTCGCTTCGCATCTGGGGGCCGACACGCCAGATCGGGGGACGGAATCGCGAGGAGGCCCCCCGATGTGGCGTGTCGCCCCCGATTCGGGGGGCGGGGAAGTCACTGGGAACGACGGAGGGGCGGATGCTGTGCAGCATCCGCCCCTCCGATAAGACAGCCGTCAGTCGGTGCCGGAGTCGAAGGCGGCACCCTCGGACGCCGTGTCGACGGCATCCGCCAGCTTCTCGTCGACCTCCTCGACTGAGCCCGTGATCTCGCCGGACTCGCCCGCAGTGACGCGTCCGACCAGTTCACCCGTCGCACCCCCGACCAGGCCGAGGCTCGCGTACTGCTCCAGGCGGGCGCGCGAGTCGGCGATGTCGAGGTTGCGCATGGTCAGCTGGCCGATGCGGTCGACCGGGCCGAAGGCCGCGTCGCCGACGCGCTCCATCGATAGCTTCTCGGGGCCGTAGGAGAGGTTCGGCGAGACGGTGTCGAGGATCGTCCAGTCGTCTCCGCGGCGCAGGCGGATCGTGACGGTGCCCGAGATCGTCGAGCCGACCCAGCGCTGGATGGACTCGCGCAGCATGAGCGACTGCGGCTCCAGCCAGCGTCCCTCGTACATGAGACGGCCGAGACGGCGGCCCTGCTCGTGATAGGTCGCGAGGGTGTCCTCGTTGAGGATGCCGTTGACGAGGCGCTCATAGGCGATGAACAGCAGCGCCATGCCAGGCGCCTCGTAGATGCCGCGCGACTTCGCCTCGATGATGCGGTTCTCGATCTGGTCGCTCATGCCGAGGCCGTGGCGACCGCCGATCGCGTTCGCCTCCATGACGAGGGCCACCGGGTCGCTGTACTCGGTGCCGTTGATGGCGACCGGACGACCGCCGTCGAAGGTCACGGTGACGTCTTCGGTCTCGATGGCGACCGACGGGTCCCAGAACTTCACGCCCATGATGGGGTCGACGGTCTCGAGCGACACGTCGAGGTGCTCCAGCGTCTTGGCCTCGTGCGTGGCGCCCCAGATGTTGGCGTCGGTGGAGTACGCCTTCTCGGCGGAGTCGCGGTACGGGAAGCCGTGGGCGACGAGCCACTCGCTCATCTCCTGGCGTCCGCCGAGCTCGCTGACGAAGTCGGCGTCGAGCCACGGCTTGTAGATGCGCAGGCGGGGGTTGGCGAGCAGGCCGTAGCGGTAGAACCGCTCGATGTCGTTGCCCTTGTAGGTGGAGCCGTCGCCCCAGATGTCGACGCCGTCTTCCTTCATCGCCCGCACGAGCAGCGTGCCGGTGACGGCGCGGCCGAGGGGGGTGGTGTTGAAGTAGGTCTTGCCGCCCGAGCGGATGTGGAACGCGCCGCAGGAGAGGGCGACGAAGCCCTCTTCGACCAGGGCGGTCTTGCAGTCGATGAGGCGCGATGCCTCGGCGCCGTACTCCAGCGCGCGACCCGGGATCGACGCGATGTCGTCTTCGTCGTACTGCCCGAGGTCGCCGGTGTAGGTGAACGGCACGGCGCCCTTGTCGCGCATCCACGCGACGGCGACGGAGGTGTCGAGTCCTCCGGAGAAGGCGATGCCGACGCGCTCGCCGACGGGCAGTGACTGAAGGACCTTGGACATGCTCCCCAGTCTATCGGCGGCGTGTCGGCTGTTTCGGCGGTGCCAGGCGGGACGACGGGTGCGGCGTGCCGGGATCGGGAACACCGCCCCAGATCAGGACGGATGCCGCGCGCATCCTGTTCTCGGCCGTTCGCCTGTTCCCGGCGGACGGCGTCCTGCAATAGCGTGTTCCTGACCCGCCGCAACGACCTGGAGCACCCCCATGCCTCGATTCGACCTGTCACCCGCCGAGCTGCGCGAGTACCGACCCGACGTCGCCGAGCCCGCCGACTTCGACGCGTTCTGGCAGCGCACCCTCGCCGAGTCGCGTGCGCTCGCGGCGCCGACGACGCGGACGCCGGTCGACGGCCCGCTGACGCTCGTCGATGTGTACGACCTCGAGTTCAGCGGCTTCGGCGGAGACCGGGTGCGCGGATGGCTCGTCGTGCCCGCGGGCGCGCAGGGGCCGCTGCCGACGGTCATCGAGTACAACGGCTACGGCGGTGGCCGCGGCCTCCCGCACGAGCGCCTCGGCTGGGCGGCATCCGGTTACGCGTGGGCGTTCATGGACACGCGCGGACAGGGCAGCGTCTGGGGGACGGGCGGATCGACGCCCGACCCGCACGGTGCCGGCCCCGCGGTGCCCGGGTTCATGACCCGCGGCATCCTCGACCCCGAGGAGTACTACTACCGGCGTGTGATGACGGATGCCGCGCTCTTCGTCGACGCCGTGCGCGGCCTGCCCGAAGTCGATGCCGCGCGCGTCGCGGTCACCGGCGGCAGCCAGGGCGGCGGGCTCGCGATCGCCGCCGCCGGACTGAGCGAGGGACTCGTCGGCGTCATGCCCGATGTGCCGTTCCTCTGCCACTTCGAGCGCGCGGTCGGGCTCACCGACTCCGACCCGTACCAGGAGATCGTGCGTTACCTGTCGGTGCATCGGGATGCCGTCGAGCCGGTGTTCCGCACGCTGTCGTACTTCGACGGCGTGAACTTCGCAGCGCGAGCATCCGCTCCCGCCCTCTATTCGGTGGCCCTGATGGACCAGGTCTGCCCTCCGTCGACCGTGTACGCGGCGGCCAACCGTCACCGCGGCGGCGCGGAGGTGGTGGCGTACCCGTTCAACCAGCACGAGGGCGGACTGGGCGTGCACTGGCAGCGTCAGGCGGCGTGGCTCGCCGAGCGCCTCGCGGTCTGAGCGCTAGCCGCGGCGCGCCGGTCCCATCGACTCGCGCACGATGAGACTCGGGGTCGAGTCCAAGTGCCCAGCGGGCTGGGCGCCGCCGAGCACCTCGAACAGCCTGCGTGCCGCATGCGCTCCGAACGCGACCACGTCGTGGCTGAGGGCGGAGAGGCGCGGCGCGGTGTGGCGGCAGATGAGCGAGTCGTCCCACGCGATGATCGAGACGTCATCCGGGCAGCGCACGCCCGAGCGCTGCAGGGCACCGAGGGCTGCGATCGCCATGATGTCGTTGTCGTACACGAAGGCCGTGGGGGGCATCCGGCCGGCGCAGCGCCTCTTCGGTCACCGCCACGCCCTGCTCGGGCGAGTAGTCCGTCCGCAGCAGCAGGCCCTCGCAGCCGAGGGCTGCCGTCTCCTCGCGGAACGCCGCGTCGCGGATCTGGGTGTGCGCGAGGCCAGGGAGCCCGGCGACGCGGGCGATGCGCCGGTGCCCCAGCTCCGCGAGCGCGCGCACGGCTTCGCGCATGGCTTCGGCGTCGTCGGTCCACACCGTCGTGAGCCCCGGCGCGGCCGAGGGGTCGGCCACGGCCACCGTCGCGAACTCCGGATGCTCGGTGAAATAGGCGGTGCGCGGATCGTCGACGCGGAGATCGACGAGCAGGGCGCCGTCGACGCGATGGGTGAGCTGGACCGGCGCGCTCGATCTGAGCGGTCGCACCGAGGTCCTGCTCGACGTCTCGTCGACGACCGGCTTCGACGCCAAGGCCGCGCTGCAGCTCGGCCCGGACTGGACGTGGTGCGAGACCGCTCAGGCCGGCTGGACGAGCACTCCGGGCATCGCGGCGATCGATCTGACCACGCTGAGCCCCGAGTGCCAGGCGATGCTCGGCCAGGTGCGCGGCATCAACGTCTACCTGAACCAGGGGCACCACGTGCTGGAGTCCATCGGCGCTCAGTGATCTCCGAGCCGGGCGCGTCCGCGCACAACGGGCCACGACGACCGCGGGTCGCCGAGGGCGCGTCCGGCTCACTCGACGGGCGTCGGTCTCCTGGCGCCCGTCGACCGCGGTTCAGTAGAACCCCGGATACTCCTTGAGCTTCTCCTGGAACGCCGCCCGGTCGGCCTCGCTGAGCACGCCGCTCGCGAGCACGACGATCTGCAGCCCTTCGAGCGGCTCTCCCGTGCGCGCGTTCTGCGCCTCGCGGGCGCTGCGGAAGCCGTCGTCGCCGTTCGACAGGTCGTAGATGTCGGCGTAGAAGCGCAGCGGGTCGGGATAGTCCTCGGTGTACCACTCCCACGTGTGCTGCGTGCGCGGATCGTCGCTGCCGTAGAGCTTCGCGATCATCGACGGGTCGATCCCCGACACGGTGGGGTCGTTGAAGGCGTACAGCGAGTACAGCCCGTGTTCGGCGACCACCTCGTCGATGACATCCATGACGGCGAGCTTGCGCTGATAGTCGTTGATCGGCTCCGTCGTGGCCCAGCCGGTCGACGTGTACTCGATGAGCATGGACTCGCCGCCGTAGCCGTTGCGCTCCGGGCGCAGGTCTTCGTCTCCCACCTGCACCCAGTCGTACCCGAACTCCGCGGTCACGCGTTCGCGGATGTCGGCGAACAGGCCCTCGGCATCCGCTCTGACCTCTTCGAGCGACGGCTGGTCGAGGGCGTCCTGCGGATTCTGCCCCTTGATGCCGGGGTACGCCTCCTCGTGCTTCTGCTTGTCGGACTTCATGCCGGTGTAGCTGCCGGATGCCGACGTCTGCAGGGCGCTGAGGCCGCCGACCGTCGCGACGTTGAAGACGAGGGTCACCGCGAGGGCGATCCCGCCGAGCATCCGTCCTCGCGGCGACACAATGGCGGCGATCACGAGGGCCACGACCACGAGCTGCAGAGCGAGCATCGTCACGCCGTACAGCACGTCGGTGCCTCCCGCGACGAGAGTGCCCAGCAGCACGAGCGCGAACAGCCCGGCCACGCCGAGCACGACACGGCTGAACACGCTCGACGGCTGCCTCTGCGCGCTCTCGTCGACGGCGATCGTCTGCACACCGGGCAGCCCGGCTCCGGCGGCACCGCCGGCCGCGCCCGCCGCACCTCCCGCCGCGCGCGGAGCAGGGGCCGGCTGCTGACGACGCGCCCCGCGGTAGCCCCCCGGTGGCGGCAGGGGAGGCGCGCCCTCGGTGCCGGCGAGGTAGCGCTGGCGCTGCTTCTCCCGATCCATCACCATGGCTTGTCCGTTCCCGAGCCCCCGGGCTCGTCGCCGCCCTGCTGCTGATCGCGCTCCTGCGTGCCCTGCTCCAGCTTGTCCTTGAGGTCGTCGAGCTTGTCCTCCGACGGCTGCGGCTCCTGCTGCTGCGGCTCCTGCTCCTGCGGCTGCGAGGGCTCCTGCGGCTGCTGCTGCTCCTGCTGCTTCTGCTTGAGACGGTCCTCGAGGTCGTCTGTGGTCTTCTGCATGTCGCGCTCCGGATCCGACGACTGCTTCTGCGCTTCCTCGCTGTCGCACTCGGGGGGCATCTCGGCGGTGACGGTGAGCGCCTCGCCGTACAGCTCGGCCGCCTTCTCGCCGTCGCCGTCTGCGCGTGCGGCGTCGCCCATCCGCTCGATCACGAGGGCGAGGTTGATCCGCACACCGCACACCTCGAGTCCGTGCGCGAGATCGAGAGCCTTCTCGA
This Microbacterium sp. XT11 DNA region includes the following protein-coding sequences:
- the argG gene encoding argininosuccinate synthase is translated as MSKVLQSLPVGERVGIAFSGGLDTSVAVAWMRDKGAVPFTYTGDLGQYDEDDIASIPGRALEYGAEASRLIDCKTALVEEGFVALSCGAFHIRSGGKTYFNTTPLGRAVTGTLLVRAMKEDGVDIWGDGSTYKGNDIERFYRYGLLANPRLRIYKPWLDADFVSELGGRQEMSEWLVAHGFPYRDSAEKAYSTDANIWGATHEAKTLEHLDVSLETVDPIMGVKFWDPSVAIETEDVTVTFDGGRPVAINGTEYSDPVALVMEANAIGGRHGLGMSDQIENRIIEAKSRGIYEAPGMALLFIAYERLVNGILNEDTLATYHEQGRRLGRLMYEGRWLEPQSLMLRESIQRWVGSTISGTVTIRLRRGDDWTILDTVSPNLSYGPEKLSMERVGDAAFGPVDRIGQLTMRNLDIADSRARLEQYASLGLVGGATGELVGRVTAGESGEITGSVEEVDEKLADAVDTASEGAAFDSGTD
- a CDS encoding acetylxylan esterase, translated to MPRFDLSPAELREYRPDVAEPADFDAFWQRTLAESRALAAPTTRTPVDGPLTLVDVYDLEFSGFGGDRVRGWLVVPAGAQGPLPTVIEYNGYGGGRGLPHERLGWAASGYAWAFMDTRGQGSVWGTGGSTPDPHGAGPAVPGFMTRGILDPEEYYYRRVMTDAALFVDAVRGLPEVDAARVAVTGGSQGGGLAIAAAGLSEGLVGVMPDVPFLCHFERAVGLTDSDPYQEIVRYLSVHRDAVEPVFRTLSYFDGVNFAARASAPALYSVALMDQVCPPSTVYAAANRHRGGAEVVAYPFNQHEGGLGVHWQRQAAWLAERLAV
- a CDS encoding substrate-binding domain-containing protein; the encoded protein is MAIAALGALQRSGVRCPDDVSIIAWDDSLICRHTAPRLSALSHDVVAFGAHAARRLFEVLGGAQPAGHLDSTPSLIVRESMGPARRG
- a CDS encoding LacI family transcriptional regulator, with the translated sequence MRPLRSSAPVQLTHRVDGALLVDLRVDDPRTAYFTEHPEFATVAVADPSAAPGLTTVWTDDAEAMREAVRALAELGHRRIARVAGLPGLAHTQIRDAAFREETAALGCEGLLLRTDYSPEQGVAVTEEALRRPDAPHGLRVRQRHHGDRSPRCPAALGRALPG
- a CDS encoding tetratricopeptide repeat protein, translated to MTTTTDAPAVTDAAAAASALLASNRRRRRIRFWIAIGTLPVTLFGLLVVGKILSMYAFAHQAVSAYVVDDYAGSEASAHGQEFLNWFEPYKAPFNVGTALAGAEKLPEARAELEKALDLAHGLEVCGVRINLALVIERMGDAARADGDGEKAAELYGEALTVTAEMPPECDSEEAQKQSSDPERDMQKTTDDLEDRLKQKQQEQQQPQEPSQPQEQEPQQQEPQPSEDKLDDLKDKLEQGTQERDQQQGGDEPGGSGTDKPW